The DNA region TCTCCTGTGCCGCTCTGGCTGCCTTGCCTGCTGCGCCCTCGCGGGCGCATGTCTTTGAAAAACTTGCGCGCTGCTACCATAGTCGTTCCGGCTCGGCAAGTTTGGAGTGGGCCCTCGCGATAAAAAATAAAAACCGCGCCGGCTAGGCCGACGCGGTTTTTTTACGCATCATCAGAATAAGTCTGACTTAGCCGACGGCAACAACTTCGGTCGCGTGTTCGCCCTTGGGGCCTTGGCCGATATTGAACTCGACTTTTTGGCCTTCGGAGAGGGACTTAAACCCTTCCGCGATGATGTTGGAATGGTGGACGAAAAGGTCTTTTCCGCCACTATCCGGGGTAATAAAGCCGTACCCCTTGCTGTCATTGAACCACTTAACGGTTCCGGTCTGTTTGGACATGATGTCCTCCTTGTAGTGCTGTAGTTTGCTTAAGATTTGACAGGATCACTAGTGGACAACTCCTGGCCTTCCTCGCAAGTCCTACAACGGTTGATGCGCGCCTCTTACATGAATCCCCACTGGTTGGCAAGCCCTGAATAATGAAAAAGCTGAGTGCCATCAGTCTCCACGCCCGGATATTGCCTTGCGTTCCTCAGGGATGCCTCTATATAAAGCGCTGCGTTATCAATGGCTTTAACGTCACAGAAAGGACGACCCATGCGCACGACCCCCTGGATTCGGGTACTTGCTCTCGT from Deltaproteobacteria bacterium includes:
- a CDS encoding cold-shock protein, with amino-acid sequence MSKQTGTVKWFNDSKGYGFITPDSGGKDLFVHHSNIIAEGFKSLSEGQKVEFNIGQGPKGEHATEVVAVG